In Mastomys coucha isolate ucsf_1 unplaced genomic scaffold, UCSF_Mcou_1 pScaffold5, whole genome shotgun sequence, one genomic interval encodes:
- the LOC116077218 gene encoding olfactory receptor 1468-like, whose amino-acid sequence MPGNNQTVISQFLLLGLTIAPEQQHLFFALFLAMYLTTILGNLIIIILILLDSHLHTPMYLFLSNLSFTDLCFSSVTMPKLLQNMQSQVPSIPYAGCLAQMYFFVFFGDVESLLLVAMAYDRYVAICFPLHYTSIMSPKLCVSLVLLSWSLTTLYAMLHTLLLTRLSFCDNNVIPHFFCDLSALLKLACSDIHINELVVLIIGGLVVILPFLLIILSYACIVFSILKVPSARGIHKVFSTCGSHLSVVSLFYGTVIGLYLCPSASNSTVKDTVMSLMYTVVTPMLNPFIYSLRNRDMKGALKRVIQKKTLF is encoded by the coding sequence ATGCCTGGAAACAACCAAACTGTAatctctcagttcctcctcctgGGCTTGACCATTGCTCCTGAGCAACAGCACCTGTTCTTTGCCCTGTTCCTGGCCATGTACCTCACCACCATCCTGGGgaacctcatcatcatcatcctcatccttcTGGACTCACatctccacacacccatgtacttgtTTCTCAGCAACTTGTCCTTCACTGATCTCTGTTTTTCCTCTGTTACAATGCCCAAGCTGCTGCAAAACATGCAGAGCCAAGTACCATCTATTCCCTATGCAGGTTGCCTGGCAcaaatgtatttctttgtgttttttggtGATGTTGAGAGTTTACTACTTGTTGCCATGGCCTATGACCGTTATGTGGCCATCTGCTTTCCTCTTCATTATACCAGCATCATGAGCCCCAAGCTCTGTGTGAGCCTAGTGCTGCTATCCTGGTCACTGACAACATTGTATGCCATGTTGCACACTTTGCTCTTAACTAGATTGTCTTTCTGTGATAACAATGTGATCCCCCATTTTTTCTGTGATCTGTCTGCTCTCCTGAAGCTGGCCTGCTCTGATATTCACATTAATGAGTTGGTGGTATTAATCATAGGAGGGCTTGTTGTTATACTTCCATTTCTACTCATCATATTGTCTTATGCATGCATCGTATTCTCCATCCTCAAGGTCCCTTCAGCTCGAGGTATCCACAAAGTCTTCTCCACTTGTGGCTCCCACCTGTCTGTGGTGTCACTGTTCTATGGGACAGTCATTGGTCTGTACTTATGTCCATCTGCTAGTAACTCTACTGTGAAGGATACTGTCATGTCCCTAATGTACACAGTGGTGACTCCAATGCTGAACCCcttcatctacagcctgaggaacagaGATATGAAGGGAGCCCTAAAAAGAGTGATTCAAAAGAAAACTCTCTTCTAA